The following nucleotide sequence is from Nocardioides eburneiflavus.
CAAGGCGTGGACCGAGGTCTTCCCCGACGTCGTGCAGCCCAAGGAGGACATCCCCGACGCGCTCGAGGAGCACCTCCGGTATCCCGAGGACCTGTTCAAGGCCCAGCGCTTCCAGTTCCAGCGCTACCACGAGACCTCGGCGTCGGCCTGGTTCGAGGGATCGAGCCGGTGGGAGGTCCCCAGCGACCCGCAGAGCCCCAACCGCCTGCAGCCGCCGTACCGCCTCTTCACCGACACCGGTGAGGGCGAGACGTGGTCGCTGACGTCGGTCTACGTGCCGCGCGACAAGGAGAACAACCTGGCCTCCTACATGGCGGTCAACAGCGACGCGACGACCGACGACTACGGCAAGGTGTCGGTGCTGGAGCTGCCCAACGAGCCGACCGGCGGGCCGCTGCAGATCGCCAACACGTTCGCCACCAACGAGGACGTCAGCCAGGCCCTGCTGCCCTACACGACCGGTGACGCCGACCGCGTGCCCGGAAACCTGTTGACCGTGCCGATCGGCGACCAGTTCATGTACGTCCAGCCGGTCTACACGCGCCGCGCAGGAGAGTCGAACTTCCCGATCCTGCGCTTCGTGCTCGTCTCGTACGAGAACCGTGTCGGCATCGGCACCACCCTGGCCGCTGCCATCGAGGACGCGCTGACCTCCGACTCGTCGACGGACGGCACGGGTGAGGAACCCACCGAGGAGCCGACAGAGGAGCCCACCGAGGAGCCCACCGAGGAGCCCACCGAGGAGCCGACGAACACGCCGGGGGAGAACCCCACCCCCGGTGGTGACGCCACCGTCGAGGAGCTGCTCCGCCAGGCCGAGGCCAAGTTCGCCCAGGCCGACGCGGCGCAGCAGGCCGGCGACACGGTGCGCTGGGCACGCCTGATGGAGGAGGGCCGCGATCTGGTCGAGCAGGCGGTGCGCCAGCTCGGCTGACCCCGATTTGGGCTCTGCGGACCACCCCTGTAATGTTCTGTTCACCGACGCGGGGTGGAGCAGCTCGGTAGCTCGCTGGGCTCATAACCCAGAGGTCGCAGGTTCAAATCCTGCCCCCGCTACAAATCCGAGAGGCCCTCACAGTCTGACTGTGAGGGCCTCTCGCATGTGCGCAACCATGTGGCGGGGGACTGCAACGACGCGTGTGACAGGCATCGCGTGTTCGATCGTCGCGAAGAATCCTGGCGTGCTGATCACAGACCGAGGTCCCGGCCGATGAGCTCCTTCATGATCTCGTTGGACCCGGCCCAGATCTTGGTGACGCGGGCGTCTCGCCAGGCGCGGGCGACGCGGTACTCGTTCATGAAGCCGTAGCCGCCGTGGAGCTGCACGCAGTGGTCCAGGACGGTGTTCTGGACCTCGGAGGAGTACCACTTGGCCTTGGCTGCGTCCGCCGGGGTCAGATCGCCCTCGTTGTGGGCGAGCACGCACAGATCGAGGTAGCCCTCGACGACCTCGATCTGCGTGAAGAGCTCTGCAAGGAGGAACTTGTTGTGCTGGAACCGGCCGACTGACTGCCCGAACGCTTGGCGTTCCTTCGTGTACTCGAGGGTCTCGTGGAGGATCTGCTTGGCGTGCGCGACGTTGGAGACGGCGCACCCCAGTCGCTCCTGGGGCAGCTTCTCCATCATGTGCATGAAACCCATGTTGAGCTCGCCGATGATCTCCGCGTCCGTGAGGCGCACGTTGTCGAAGAACAGCTCTGCGGTGTCGGACTCGTCCTGGCCGACCTTGTCCAGCTTCCTACCCCGCACGAAGCCCGGGCTGTCCGCCTCGATCGCGAAGTGCGTGATGCCCTTGGCACCCTTCCCGGGGTCGGTGCGTACTGCCGTGATGACGAGGTCGGCGGAGTAGCCGTTGGTGATGAACGTCTTCGAGCCGTTGATGATCCACTCGTCGCCATCCCGCACCGCTGTCGTCCTGAGCGCGCCCAGGTCTGAGCCGCCGGACGGCTCTGTCATGCCGATGGCGAGGAGCGTCTGACCCGAACAGACACCGGGTAGCCACCGCTGCTTCTGCTCCTCCGTGCCGAGGTCGACGAGGTCGGGCGCTGCAATGTCCGCGTGGATGCCCCAGCACGAACCCAAGGCCGCGTTGACGCGGTTCAGCTCTTCGAGGACGACGGCGTTGAAGCGGTAGTCCCCAAGCGTGGACGCCGCCGTGGGCTTCTGGGACTTCGAGGCCGAGGAGCCCCTGCTCGCCGGCCGCGAGCCACATCCCACGGTCCACCTGCTTGTTCGCAGCGTGCTCGTCGACGTACGGCGACACCGACCGCTGCACGAACTCCCGTACGGACGAGCGGAACGCCTCGTGGTCGTCGTCGTACAGGCGGCGCTTCACTGCGGCGTCCCGTCGGCGCCCGTGACCGCTGTCGAGCAGGTCCAGCACGAGTTCTGGGCCCCGGGAACGAATCGACGGGTCCAGAACACGTACCACGTGAGGGTCGGCAGGCCGCACGCGGTGACGTTGGAGCCGTTACGCCGTACATGCACCGTTCCCCAAGGGCGACGTTCCCCATGGGCTGAGGCCTTCTGTGGTCCGGTGACCTGCCAAGGGACCTGTTCGAGGGGTGCAGTTCGCATTGGTGGCTCCTGTTCACGACGCTCGGGCGTGCCAGCTTCTGTAGGGATGGGGTAGTGGAATCAGCCGTGGGGTAGGCCGGCGCCGTGGCGCTGGAAGTCGAGCAGTCGTTCGTTCTCGTAGGCGATCCGCTCGGACGTGTGCTCCAGGTGTCGGAACATCTGCTTCAGATCCCGGACACCGTTGCTCGACTGGCGCCTGACCTGGTCCGCGAGCTCGACCGCTGCGGTTTCTGTCTGGTCGGCAGGCGTGACGCGATGCACCAGGCCGTACGACGCCGCTTCGGCGGCGCCGACCGTGCGCCCTGTGTAGACGAGCTCCTTGGCGCGGGAGAGTCCCACCAGCTGCGTGAGGCGAGCGGGTCCGACCGGCACGCCGAGCCGGGCTCCGGCCCAAGCGAGCTTGAGGTTGTCGCCCGCGACGCGGAGGTCGCAGCCCGCCACGATCTCGGCTCCCGCCCCGACGCACGCCCCCACGCAGGCGGCGATCGTGGGGACCGGGACGTGCTCCAGGCGGTGGTACAGCTCGGCGAACGCCTCCATCCGGGCCACCCCGGACTCGGTGTCCAAGGGCTCGGTGACGTCGGCTCCGGCGCAGAATGCGTCTACCGACGTCGTCGACAGAATGAGCACCCGCAGTGCCGAGTCCTCGGACAGCTCCGTGAGCGCCATGACAAGCTGCCGGAGGGTGGAGCTGTCCAAAGCGTTGCGGTTGGCGGGCCGGTCGATGCGAAGCAGTTCAACGCCGTGCTCGTGGCGTTCGCGCAGGACGCTCATGTGCCCGGGGGCGGGGTCGAAGACGTCGAGCCGGTCCGCGTCAGCTCGCGCTTCAAGATCTTCCCGGTCGCGGTCATTGGAAGGCTGGGGACGAGCTCCACGATGCGCGGGTACTTGTAGGCCGCCATCTGCTCCTTGGCCCAGGCGATCAGGTCGCTCTCGGTGAGCGAGGCGCCGGGCTCGAGGATGACGAACGCCTTGATCTCCTCACCGTGGCTGTCGTGGGGTACGCCGACCACCGCGGCCAGGCTGATGCCAGGGTGCGTGATGAGGACCTCCTCGATCTCGCGCGGGTAGACGTTGAAGCCGCCCCTGATGATGAGGTCCTTGGTCCGGTCGACGATGTAGTAGTAGCCGTCCTCGTCGCGGCGCGCCAGGTCGCCGGTGCGGAACCAGCCGTCGCTGTTGAGCACGGCAGCGGTCGCTTCCGGGCGCTGGTAGTAGCCCTTCATCACGTTGTGTCCCTTGATGGTGATCTCGCCAACCGCGTCGGGAGCCCACATGATCTCGGTCCAGGAGTCGGGTTCGATGAGCGTCATCTCGACGCCGGGGATCGGCTTGCCGATGGAGCCGGGGCGCGGCGGCGCGCCGAGGGGCGCGAAGGACGCGACGGGGGAGGTCTCGGAGAGGCCGTAGCCCTCGGCGATCGACACGCCGAAACGCTTCTCGACCTCGCGGTGGATCTCGACCGGGAGGGCAGAGCCGCCGGCGATCGCGATGCGCAGGTTCTTCCCCAGGGTCTGCACGTCGGTGTCGCTGTCGAGGGCGCCGAGCAGTCCCCAGTACATCGTCGGGACACCGGCGAAGACGGTCACTGACTCGCGGAGCATCGCCTCGATCGCGGGTGCTGGCTCGAAGCGAGGGAGCATCACGATCGTTCCTCCGAAGGCGAAGGCCCCGTTCTGGATGACGGTCTGCCCAAACGAGTGAAACAGGGGGAGCACGCACAGGTAGGTGTCGGGTCGGTCCTCGTCGCAGCCGAACAGCTCCCTGCCCGCCATCGCGTTGTCGCGCATGTTGCGGTGGCGGAGCTCTGCACCCTTGGGTTGGCCGGTCGTGCCGGAGGTGTAGAGGATGACGGCTGTGTCGTCCTCGTCGGTGGCTGCTGTCGCGAAGGTGGTCGGGCGGTCCGCCATCGCGTGGCCCAGGGTCTGCATGCCGTCGATCGGCGAGGGAGCTTGGGGGTCGGCCGTGATGAGGAACAGGTCCGCGCAGCCCTCTGCCTGGTCGAAGCCGGCCTTGGCCTCGACTCCGATCGGCAGCTCTGCGGTGCCTTGGAACGCGAAGAGCGCCTTGGAGTCGGAGTCGTCGAGGTGGTAGGCGACCTCACGTCCCTTGAGAAGCACGTTCAGCGGGACGACGACGGCGCCGGCCTTGAGGATGCCGTAGTAGACGATGGAGAACTGGGGCAGGTTGGGGCACATCACGGCGACCTTGTCGCCAGGCCGGATCCCGCGGTCGACGAGGAGGTCCGCGACCTGGCTGGCTGCCGCGTCCACTTGGCCGTACGTCAGGCGCGTGGACCCCAGGACGAGCGCATCGCGCTCGGGATGCTTGCGGGCTGAGTCCTCGAGCAGGTTCGACAGGTTGTGCATGGGTGTAGGGACCTTTCGGGAAGCCTGATCAGTCATCGAGGCTGGCGAGGACGCGGTGGGCTGCCTGCTCGCCTGACGCGGCAGCGTCGGCGAGGGAGGGCATCTCGAGCTGATAGTCACCGGCGAGGTGGACCGGCCCGATGGGTTCGCGCAGGGTCGCGAGGGAGGCGCGGCCGCCGGGTGCCCAGAACGGCACCACCCGTGGATGGCGGCGGAGGATGCCGGGCTCGATCTTCCCCTCCAGCTCGGGGTAGAGGTCGAGGAGGTCGGCCGTGAAACGAGCGACGATCTCCGCGTCTCCGAGCTGGAACAGCCGGTCGGCCTCGGCGCCGCCCGCGAAGCAGGCGAGCGCGCCGCCAGGCTTTCGGCCACCACCGCGGCGCAGGGCGGCGGCATGGTTGAACACGGCTTGGAACGACCGGTCCGGCGTCGACACCGCAAGGAAGTCGTCCCACCGCTGTGGGCCCTCTTCGTGGGTGAAGAACCCCACGACGACGTAGCGGCCGTAACGGATGGACTCGAAGGCAGTTCGGTACGCCGCAGGTAGCCCGGGCATGATCTTGAGCGCGATGTCGGCGGGTACGGCCACGATCGCGCGTCCCGCGTGGATGCGTGCCGGGCCGTCGTGGCTCTCGTAGTCGACGACGACACCGCCGTCGGTCCACTCGACGGTGTGCACCGGAGAGCTGAGACGGATCCGGTCACCCAGGTCCTCGGCCAGGATGTCGGTGAGCGTCTGGTTGCCGCCTTCCGGCAGGGTCAGGTTGTCCACCTTCTCGGGGTCTGTGAGGAGGATGCCCATGGAGAAGACGAACTGCGTGGCAGCGGTCTCCTCCGGCTCGCAGCCCATCCACTGTCCCGACCAGGATCGGACCATCTCGCGGGCGAGCTCGGACCTCACCCCGCGCAGGACGAAGTCGGCGCGCCGGTTGTCGAGCTTGGCCCGCACGCGATTGGCCCACCGGCTGTCAGGGCTCATCTCCAGGAACGGGACGTTGGCGAGAATCCGTGTGCCGACCGCCGCGAGGCCGATCCGGTCGCTCCACGTCATCTTGGTCCGGAACATCAGGGCGAATGGGTTCGACGTGTCGACCTGCTCTCCGCCAAGGGCGAGGGCGACCGACTTGTCTTCCAGCGTCCCGAGGTGGACGCCGTGCCGGTGGAGGGCGTCGATCAAGGGACCGGTGCCCTCGGTGAACTGCGTGCCCAGGTTGATCCAGTAGTCGCCCTTGCGGACGGTGTCCACGCGACCGCCCGCACGGTCGCTTGCCTCGAGGACGACGACGTCGCGGTGTGCCAGGTTGGTCGCAGCCATCAGACCGGCCATGCCGGCTCCGATGACGACGACCTCGCAGCTCTGCTCACGCTTCGTGGGTTCAGCCATGGGTGCTCAGCTCGCCTTCATGGAGGAGATGGTGTGGTCGGCGCGGTCGAGCGCTGCGCTGACCGAGGCGACGAGCCGCTCGGTCGCCTTCCTGCAGCTCGGGCTGATGGCGGTGTAGGAGAGGTAGCCGTGCACCTGTCCGGGCTCGAGATCCACCTCGACCGGGATGCCCGCCTCGCGGAGGGCGGTCGCGTAGGCGAGGCCGTCGTCGTGGAGCGGGTCGAAGCCGGCGAGGTTGACGATCGCGGGCGGGAGCCCGGCGAGGGACGACGCGCGGTAGGGGGAGATGCGGGGGTGGGCGGGGTCGGTCCCGTCCGGGAGGTAGTTCTCCACGAACCAGGCGACCTGCTTGGCCGACAGGGCCGGCGATGCGGCGAACTCGTCCTGCGAGGGCCGGTGCTCCACGAGGTCGGTCACCGGCTGGATGAGCACCTGGAGCATCGGCCGGACCTGCTCGTCACGTAGCTCCTGGCACAGCACGGCGGCGATGTTGCCGCCGGCACTCTCGCCGGCGATCACAATGCGGCGCGGGTCGACGCCCCAGTCGGCCGCGTGCTCGAGGACGTACCGCCACGCCGCGACGGCGTCGTCCTGCGCTGCCGGGAATGGGTGCTCGGGCGCGAGGCGGTACTCGACTGACACGACGTCGGCACCGGTTCCATGGGCGAGCATCCGCACTGGCGCGGTGTAGCTCGCACGGCTGCCGATGACGAACCCGCCCCCGTGGAAGAACAGAATCAGACCTCGTTCGGGCGTCCCGTTGCTGTAACGCGTGGCCAGGATGCCATCGCCGATCTCGACCTCTTCCTCGACGTCGCACGCAGGGAGCCGTGCCGCGAAGAGCGCGAGATCGCGCTCCGTCATCGTCCTTGCGTCATGCGGAGGAAGGTCGCTGTAGTCGGGTCCGGACGCGCTGAGCTTCATCAGCAGTGCCACGTCGGGCGCCATGGTGTGGCCTGCCGCGTTGGTCGCAGGTTGCGCCAGCATGCGTTGCACAGCCTCGGGCAGGCGGCTGAGCGCGACGAGGCAGGTTCGCTGGACGCGCTGACCAACTGTGAAGTCCTGTGTGCTCATGACGCCGCCTCGGCGCTCACAAGGTGAGGCGCCTCCGCCGACCGCTTGGAGAACTGGAGGTCGCGGTGGATCAGCCGACCCTTGAAGAGCCGGTTGTCCCGGACGAAGGTCGTGTGCATCTGCCAGGGCGAGCCGGTGCCCTGACGCGGAAGACCGGCCTGCGCCCGCTGCATGTAGCCGGATGAGAGATCGAAGAGCGCCTGGGTCGACATGCCTTCCGGAGCGACCGGGACTGCCGTGTCGTAGCCCTTGTCATCCATCTCGCGGATCACGTCCGCGACGAGACGACACACGTTGCGGATGCGCAAGGTCCACGTCGCCTTGGTGAAGCCGAGCATCATGCCCCAGTTGGGCACCCCGGAGATGAGAGCGCCGCGGTAGAGCACCGAGTCGGACATCTTCACCGGCACACCGTCCACGGTGGGCTCGATCCCGCCCAGCATCTGCATGACGAGGCCTGTAGCGGTGACGATGACGTCGGCCTCGAGCTCGCGGCCCGACGCGAGCAGGATGCCGTCCTCGGTGAAACGCTCGATCTGGTCGGTCACCACGTCGGCGTTCCCCTCGCGGATCGCGGCGAAGAAGTCCCCGTCAGGAGTGGCGCACAAGCGCTGGTCCCACGGGTTGTACGGCGGCGCGAAGTGGGTGTCCACGTCGAATCCGGCCGGAAGCTCCTTGGCCGTCATGCTGTGCACGAGCTTGCGCCCGAACCTCGGGAACCGGCACATCACCGTCACCGTGAAGTGATCCCGCCAGATGTTCTTGAACCGCGTGGCGGCATACCCACGCTCGATCCCGAAGAGCTTCATCATGGCCTGGCCCACCTTGTCGATGCGGGGGATCGACGCGACGTAGCTCGGGGTGCGTTGCAGCATGGTGACGTGGGCCGCCGCGCCCTCGCCCTTCAGCATCGCGGGAAGCATCGTGACGGCGGTCGCGCCGCTGCCGATGATGACCACGCGCTTGCCGCTGTAGTCGTAGTCCTCCTGCCAGTGCTGCGGGTGGAGGATGTCGCCGCGGAAGTCCTCACGCCCGTCGAAGTGGGGCTCGTAGCCGCGGTCGTAGCGGTAGTAGCCGGTGCTGCTGAAGACGAACCTGGTCCGGATGGACCTCTGGGTCTCGTTGCCGTCCTCGTCGGTCACCGCGACCTGGAGCGTCCACTGCGCGTCGTCGCTCGACCAGTCCGCAGCCGTGACCCGGTGACGCAGCCGCAGGATCTTGTCGAGCCCGAACTCGGTGACGGTCTCGGTCATGTACTCGCGGATCAGTGCGCCCTCGGCGATCGCGTCCTCGTGCAGCCACGGCTTGAACTCGTAGCCGTAGTGGTGCACGGCGTCGTCCGACCGGATCCCTGGATAGCGGAAGAGGTCCCAGGTGCCTCCGATCGCGTCACGGGCCTCGAGCAGGAGGACCTTCTTCTCGGGGAAGTCATCCGTCAGGTACTTCGCTGCGCCGATGCCGGAGAGCCCGGCGCCGATGACGACGATGTCGGCGTGCTCCGTCTCAGGGACGTCGTGGTTCATGCTGCACTTCCTCTTCGCTGATGGGTCCGGGCGGCGAATGCCGCCTAAGTAGGTCATATGACCAAGTCTTTCGACTAAGTATGTGGCCGCCGTCACGTTCCGTCAAGGCACTCTCGGCCGAGGATCACTCGATGGCGGCGTACGTCGCCGGCCTCCGTGCCTTGAGCCAGGCGGCCCAGGCCGGGCCCGTGAGCAAGGCGGCCACCATCACTGCCAGCAGCACGTAGGCCAGCCAGGCCGTCCCGATGAGCAGCTCGAAGTTGCGCACCACCAGGACGAGGATGAACCCCAGGCTGAGGAAGGCGATGGTCGGCGCGATGGCGCCCTTCCAGAGCGAGACGCGGCCCGGCGTCCTGCGGAAGTGCGCGACCACGGCGACCGACGTCAGCGTGAGCAGCATGATCAGGCCCAACGTGCCACCGCCGCCGAGCCACGCGTAGATCTCGAGGACCGGGTCGAGGCGGAACAACGCCATCACCGCCAGCAGGCCGCTGACGACTACGGAGGTCGTCAACGAGGCGACGTGCGGCGACCGGTGGTCCGGGTGCACGGCCCCGAACCGGGTTGGCAGCGCTCCCTGATTCCCGAGTGCGAAGAGGTAGCGCGCGACGACGTTGTGAGCAGTGAGGACACAGGCGAAGAAGCTCGTCGCCAGCAGTACCTGGATCGTGTCGTGTGCGAAGCTCGACAGGTAGGCGTTTGCCAGGTCGGTGGTGAGGCCCTCCGGACTGGCGCCAGCCATCCCGACGACCTGGTCGACTCCCGCGCCGTTGATGACGGCCCAGGCGGTGAAGGCGTACAGCCCGCCGATCAGGAGCACCGCGATGTAGGTCGCCCTCGGAATGGTGACGTCGGGGTCCTTCGCCTCCGAGCGGAACACGGCGGTCGCCTCGAAGCCGATGAACCCGAAGATCGCGAACATCACGCCGGTCCCCACGGCCCCTTGGCTGAACGCCTCCCAGGAGAACGGTGCAGCCGAGAGGCCGTTCCGACCTCCCTGGAGCACGATGGCCAGGTCGAGGATCGCGACGGCCAGGATCTCGGCGACGAGGAGCGCGCCGAGGACGCGGGCGCTCATCTCGATGCTGCGGTATCCGAGCAGGCCGATGGCGAGCAGGCACAGTCCGGCGAGGGCCCACCACGGCACCGAGATCTCGACGAGCGACACCAAGGCGTTCCGGGTGGCCGCACCCAGGTAGGCCGATACCGCTACCAGCAGGACAAGGTAGGTGGTGATGGCGAGCGATGCGGCACCTAGTCCGGCGACCTTCCCCAGTCCCTTCTGGACGTAGGAGTAGAACGCGCCCGCATCCTTGACCTCGGGTGTCATCGCGGAGAAGCCGACCGTGAAGAGCGCCAGGATCAAGGCCACCAGGATGAAGTCGAGCGGCACTCCGGTGCCGTTTCCGACGGCGATCATGATGGGGATGAGTCCGGCGACGACGGTCAGCGGCGCCGCCATGGCAACGACCATGAAGACGACCTGGGGAACCCCCAGTCTTCCGTGCAGCCGTTCGGGACAGGTGGTTGGTACGTCTTGGTGCTGGGTCATGACGGCTCTCCGCTCGGTGCTTCGTGAAGGGGATGGATGTTGTCGGGCTCACACCTTGTCAAATGACTCAGTCATATGACAAGGTTTGCGAATCGTTGATCCCCATCGGACGAAAGGGCCGCGCGATGACCGAGACAACGACACTCCCCGTGCGAGTCGGGACGGGCGATCCCGTCACGCTCGAGGACGACGCCACGCCGCTCGTCCGGCTGGTCGGACGCGCCCTTCGGGCATCGGTGAGAGACGGCCACGTACCCGACGCGTTCGACCTGCTCTCCGGCGCGGTCGCCGTCCGGTCCCACGACACCCCGCACACGGCGACGATCCGTTTCGACCGGGGGACGGCGGCGGTGTCGAGCGGAGTGCTGGGCCAACCTGACGCCACGCTCGTCGTCGACCTACATGCGCGCTTCGCCTCGACGGAGGAGCCGAGCGGCGACGCGGCGCTGGCCTCCGCGGCGCTGACTGTGCTGCAGCCACCGCCTCCGCCCTGGCGCGAGGCCGCGGCGCAGTTCTGGGAGGCGGCCCGAGTCGTCAAGGGCATCCCGGACGTCTTGGTCCTGGAGGCGCACGGACCGGACGGTCCCCAGCACGGTCGCTTCGGCGAGGGCACGACGACGTACGGGATCGCCGGACCGGCCGACCTCCTCGCCGGAGTCTTCAGCGGCGCCGACGACTTCCTCGTCGCCCTGGCTGCGGGCCTGAAGGTCAGAGGCACTCTCTCCCAGCTGTCAGTGATGACAGCCGCCTCCTGGAAGGTCCGCTTCGATGTCTGAGACCAGCACCCACCGAAAGGCCGTCCGCCTCGAGGCCACCAACCACGAAGGCAGCCTCCTCGGCAAGAACGTGTCACCCGCGAAGTTCGAGGCGGGCAAGGACAGCGGCTTCGCGTTCGCAGACATCCTGTTCGCTATCGACCTCAACAACGAGATCGTGCTCGGCGACGCCTTCCCCGACTGGCGCGGCAACCTCTACGACATCCAGATGGTTCCGGACATGGCCACGATGGTGGAGTGGAAGCCGGGCCTGGACTCGGTCATCGGCGACTACTGGCTCAAGGACGGCACCCCGGTCCCCATCTGCCCGCGCAACCTCGTGCGCAAGCTGGTGGCCCGCCTCGCCGACCACGGGTACGGCGCAACGGTGGCCGTCGAGATCGAGGCGACGCTGTTCGAGGAGCCCGTCCAGGAGGCCCGTGCGCGCGGCTACCGCGACCTCACGCCGCTGGGCGGCAGCACCGGCGCGACGTACCACCTGGCACGGTCCAACGACTGGGTCGCCTACATGGAGGCGGTCGTCGACCGGCTCGACCAGGTCGGCATCACATGGGAGGCATGGACCGACGAGGCCGCGCCCGGCCAGACAGAGCTCAACCTCGCGCCGACCGACCCCGTCCGGCTCGGCGACAGCTGGGCACGGACCCGCCAGGTGATGCGCGAGGTGGCCCACGAGCTGGGCCACACGGTCTCCTTCATGGCCAAGCCCACGGCGGGCTTCGGTCAGGGTGCGCACATCAACATCTCGCTCCGGAGCGACGGCGTGAACAGGTTCTACGCCGAGGACGGCCCGTCCGAGCTGATGAGGCACGCTGTCGGCGGGCTGCTCGCCACCATGGAGGGCAACACGTCGATCGCCTTCCCCCAGATCACCTCCTACCGCAGGCTGGTCGACCTGACCGGACCCCCGACGACCGTGAGCTGGGGCGTCAACAACAAGACGGCGGCAGTACGCGCGATCACCGGCCACCCGAAGTACTCCCGCCTCGAGTACCGGCTGCCCGGGGCCGACGTGAACCCCTACCTGGCGCTCGCCGGCGTGCTGGCAGGCGTGCTCGCCGGCATCGAGCGACGCATCGAGCCGCCGCAAGAGGTCACGGACATGGCGTGGTGCCTGCCCGAGAGCTGTGGAGTGCGCCGGATCCCGGACACCATGTCGAAGGCCGGAGCCGCCCTCGACGCCGACCCGCTGCTGCGGGAGTACCTCGGCGACGAGTTCGTCGACTTCTGGGTGGCGTCACGGCGCTGGGAGTGGATGGAGTTCCACACCAAGGGCGGCGACCCCTTCGCCGAGCTCTCAGCGTGGGAGTCCCAGCGATACTTCGAGTTCCCGTGAACGCGGGCAACCGGGCCGCGCGGCGGCCATTGATCGGCATCACCGGCCGGCGCTTCAGGCTGTCCCTCGTCGAGGGCTCTGACGAACGGTACGGCGACCGGTGCATGGACACGTCGATGTCGGACTTCGCCACGAGGGTCGCCGATGCCGGTGGGCTCCCGGTGCACCTGTCCTACGACACCGACCCGGAGGCCATCTGCGACTGGATCTCCGGCGTCCTCGTCAGCGGGGGACAGGACGTCCACCCGTCGTGCTGGGGTGGCGACACCTCCGTCGTCCGGGGCCTCGACCCGCGCACGGACCCGATGGTGCACGACCTCCAACGCGACGAGTACGAGATCGCCCTGATCCGAGCCGCGCTCGAG
It contains:
- a CDS encoding glutamine synthetase family protein, with amino-acid sequence MSETSTHRKAVRLEATNHEGSLLGKNVSPAKFEAGKDSGFAFADILFAIDLNNEIVLGDAFPDWRGNLYDIQMVPDMATMVEWKPGLDSVIGDYWLKDGTPVPICPRNLVRKLVARLADHGYGATVAVEIEATLFEEPVQEARARGYRDLTPLGGSTGATYHLARSNDWVAYMEAVVDRLDQVGITWEAWTDEAAPGQTELNLAPTDPVRLGDSWARTRQVMREVAHELGHTVSFMAKPTAGFGQGAHINISLRSDGVNRFYAEDGPSELMRHAVGGLLATMEGNTSIAFPQITSYRRLVDLTGPPTTVSWGVNNKTAAVRAITGHPKYSRLEYRLPGADVNPYLALAGVLAGVLAGIERRIEPPQEVTDMAWCLPESCGVRRIPDTMSKAGAALDADPLLREYLGDEFVDFWVASRRWEWMEFHTKGGDPFAELSAWESQRYFEFP